A genomic window from Gallus gallus isolate bGalGal1 chromosome 33, bGalGal1.mat.broiler.GRCg7b, whole genome shotgun sequence includes:
- the LOC121108033 gene encoding putative olfactory receptor 14L1 isoform X1, protein MPYECLCFLDNLEPHNGTNAFMPPSEHKKQRWAILPLLHFWLLLGIYLAALLTPMYFFLLNLALLDLACISTTLPKAMANALWHTRDISYAGCAAQVFFFFFFLSAEYSLLTVMSYDRYMAICKPLHYGTLLGSRACATMAAAAWGTGVLNSLLHTASTFSLPLCQGNAVDQFFCEIPHILKLSCSDAYLREIGLLVVTASLVSGCFVFILSSYVQIFRAVLRMPSEQGRHKAFSTCLSHLVVVFLFVNTASVAYLKPPSVSSPSLDLVVSFLYSLVPPTLNPLIYSLRNKELMCLVRKVISRMFLYCDKSALCFQNY, encoded by the exons ATGCCCTACGAGTGCCTGTGCTTCTTGGACAACCTTGAGCCCCACAATGGAACTAATGCCTTTATGCCACCATCtgaacacaaaaagcaaagatggGCTATCCTGCCA ctcctgcacttctggctcttgctgggcatctacctggctgccctcctg acccccatgtacttcttcctcctcaacctcgccctcctcgacctggcctgcatctccaccactctccccaaagccatggccaatgccctctggcacaccagggacatctcctacgcaggatgtgctgcacaggtctttttctttttcttcttcctgtcagcagaatattcccttctcactgtGATGTCCTATGACCGGTACATGGCCATCTGCAAGCCCTTacactacgggaccctgctgggcagcagagcttgtgccaccatggcagcagctgcctggggcactggggtcCTTAAttctctgctgcacactgcGAGTACATTctcactgcctctgtgccaaggcaatgctgtggatcagttcttctgtgaaattccccacatcctcaagctctcctgctcagatgccTACCTCAGAGAAATTGGGCTTCTTGTGGTCACTGCTTCTTTAGTAtctgggtgttttgttttcattctttcctcctatgtgcagatctttagggctgtgctgaggatgccctctgagcagggacggcacaaagccttctccacgtgcctctCTCACCTGGTTGTGGTCTTCCTATTTGTCAACACTGCCTCAGTTGCCTACTTGAAGCCCCCCTCCgtctcctccccatccctggatctggtggtttcatttctgtactcattGGTGCCTCCAACACTGAACCCTCTCATCTACAGCCTGAGAAACAAGGAGCTCATGTGTTTAGTTAGGAAAGTCATTTCACGAATGTTTCTGTACTGTGATAAGTCGGCTCTCTGCTTCCAGAATTATTAG
- the LOC121107952 gene encoding olfactory receptor 14A16-like — translation MANALWRTRAISYAGCAAQVFFFFFFLSAEYSLLTVMSYDRYMAICKPLHYGTLLGSRACATMAAAAWGSGLLHAVMHTANTFSLPLCHGNAVDQFFCEIPHILKLSCSESNYLREVGLIVVSVLLELGCFVFIVVSYVQIFRAVLRMPSEQGRHKAFSMCLPHLAVLSLLVSSAFFAYLKPSSISSPSLNLVVSVLYSVVPSAVNPIIYSMRNQELKDALWKLMTSCILKAMNFPSLSIHDL, via the coding sequence atggccaatgccctctggcgcaccagggccatctcctacgcaggatgtgctgcacaggtctttttctttttcttcttcctgtcagcagaatattcccttctcactgtGATGTCCTATGACCGGTACATGGCCATCTGCAAGCCCTTacactacgggaccctgctgggcagcagagcttgtgccaccatggcagcagctgcctggggcagtgggCTTCTCCATGCTGTtatgcacactgccaatacattttccctgcctctgtgccacggcaatgctgtggatcagttcttctgtgaaatcccccacatcctcaagctctcctgctcagaatccAACTAcctcagggaagttggactTATTGTGGTTAGTGTCCTTCTGGAGCttgggtgttttgtcttcattgttgtgtcctatgtgcagattttcagggccgtgctgaggatgccctctgagcagggacggcacaaagccttctccatgtgcctccctcacctggccgtgctctCCCTTCTCGTCAGCTCTGCCTtttttgcctacctgaagccctCCTCtatttcctccccatccctgaacCTGGTGGTGTCAgttctgtactcagtggtgccTTCAGCAGTGAACCCTattatctacagcatgaggaaccaggagctcaaggatgcTCTGTGGAAACTGATGACCAGTTGTATTTTGAAAGCAATGAACTTCCCATCTTTATCTATTCATGACTTGTAA